Proteins encoded within one genomic window of Mesobacillus subterraneus:
- the yfkAB gene encoding radical SAM/CxCxxxxC motif protein YfkAB gives MTDIKPITPQHDPWEAYLDVEQYGSPQLTNIEFTTTTLCNMRCEHCAVGYTLQTKDPAALPMELLLHRLDEIPKLRSLSITGGEPMLSLSSVKNYVVPILKYASDRGVRTQINSNLTMDLSRYEMIIPYLDVLHISHNWGTVDDFVQGGFAMMEKKPDYHQREKYFTRMIENSRELVKAGVMVSAETMLNKRTLPYLEKIHRQIVEEMNCQRHEVHPMYPSDFASSLESLTLEEIRAAIHQLLDVRDENVWMLFGTLPFYACSDKQEDLELLRRLYTSKNVTVRNDPDGRSRLNVNIFNGDIIVTDFGDTPPLGNIKDTRLEDAFQKWQESGTARELSCHCPAVSCLGPNILVKNSYYQEDDFTKMQQNIFK, from the coding sequence ATGACAGACATAAAACCAATTACCCCTCAACACGACCCCTGGGAAGCTTATCTTGATGTCGAACAATATGGCAGCCCTCAACTCACCAATATCGAATTCACGACTACTACCCTTTGCAATATGCGTTGCGAGCATTGCGCTGTCGGCTATACATTGCAGACCAAGGACCCTGCTGCACTTCCAATGGAGCTGCTATTGCACCGGTTGGACGAAATCCCGAAACTACGCTCTTTGAGCATAACCGGCGGGGAGCCGATGCTGTCCCTTTCTTCTGTAAAAAATTACGTTGTGCCGATTTTGAAATATGCTTCTGACCGTGGTGTCCGGACGCAAATCAATTCGAATTTGACAATGGATTTGTCGCGCTATGAGATGATCATTCCCTATTTGGATGTTCTTCATATCTCCCACAACTGGGGTACTGTCGATGACTTCGTTCAAGGCGGATTTGCGATGATGGAAAAGAAACCTGACTACCACCAGCGCGAAAAATATTTTACAAGAATGATAGAAAACAGCAGAGAGCTCGTCAAAGCCGGTGTCATGGTTTCGGCAGAAACGATGCTGAACAAGCGCACTTTACCGTATCTTGAAAAAATCCACAGGCAAATCGTCGAGGAAATGAACTGCCAGAGGCATGAGGTGCACCCTATGTACCCTAGCGATTTCGCCAGCAGCCTGGAATCACTGACACTTGAGGAAATCCGCGCGGCCATTCATCAACTGCTTGATGTCCGTGATGAGAACGTATGGATGTTGTTCGGGACGCTGCCTTTTTATGCATGCAGCGATAAACAGGAAGATCTCGAACTGTTAAGACGCCTTTATACCAGCAAGAATGTTACCGTACGGAATGACCCAGACGGACGCTCACGTCTCAATGTGAATATTTTCAACGGTGATATCATCGTCACCGATTTCGGTGACACCCCGCCGCTTGGGAATATCAAGGACACGAGGCTTGAAGACGCTTTTCAAAAATGGCAGGAATCAGGGACTGCACGTGAACTAAGCTGCCACTGCCCAGCTGTCTCTTGCCTGGGACCGAATATACTGGTAAAAAACAGTTACTACCAGGAAGATGACTTCACCAAGATGCAGCAAAATATTTTTAAATAA
- a CDS encoding EAL domain-containing protein: MSCHACVVSNLQFEIMVEGEPNLSIYPEVVQHMERNGELVRAEGNALVVSETGMRDFLDFCYDHMDSDKVLFRLDEGKWRLLSESEEVLESQWIDEVIRKEQVTCHAQPILDAEGDTYAHEMLARFYREDGTMIYPGEIFGAAKKRDRLYALDRICRMAAVRAASFTDKKVFINFIPTSIYSPEFCLRSTTMLADRLGVHPDRLVFEVVETEKVEDTDHLKRILAFYKEKGFRYALDDVGEGYSTLDLLSELQPHYMKLDMQYVQGVAQSEKKQQTALAFLDEAIKLGSVPLAEGIEVEEDFEWLKEKGYMLFQGYLFGRPAPIGTLERQN; this comes from the coding sequence ATGAGTTGTCATGCATGCGTGGTCAGTAATCTGCAGTTTGAGATAATGGTAGAAGGGGAGCCGAATTTGTCCATTTATCCTGAAGTGGTTCAGCATATGGAACGCAACGGTGAATTGGTCCGTGCTGAAGGGAATGCTTTAGTTGTAAGTGAAACGGGAATGAGGGATTTCCTTGATTTTTGCTATGATCATATGGACTCGGATAAGGTCTTATTTCGTCTGGATGAAGGGAAATGGCGGCTGCTTTCAGAATCGGAAGAAGTTCTTGAAAGCCAGTGGATTGACGAAGTCATCCGCAAAGAGCAGGTGACTTGCCATGCTCAGCCGATTCTTGATGCTGAAGGGGATACATACGCCCATGAGATGCTGGCCAGATTTTACCGCGAGGATGGTACGATGATATATCCTGGTGAAATCTTTGGTGCTGCCAAAAAGCGTGACCGGTTATATGCTCTCGACCGGATTTGCCGAATGGCTGCAGTCAGGGCAGCTTCATTTACGGACAAGAAGGTATTCATCAACTTCATACCAACCTCTATCTATTCTCCAGAATTCTGCCTGAGGTCCACGACTATGCTGGCTGACCGGTTAGGAGTTCATCCAGACAGGCTTGTGTTTGAAGTGGTGGAGACAGAAAAAGTCGAGGACACAGACCATTTGAAAAGAATACTCGCATTTTATAAAGAAAAGGGTTTCCGCTATGCGCTTGATGATGTGGGTGAAGGGTACAGTACATTGGATTTGCTTTCAGAGTTGCAGCCGCATTACATGAAACTGGATATGCAATATGTCCAGGGAGTAGCTCAAAGTGAAAAGAAGCAGCAAACGGCGCTTGCATTCCTTGATGAGGCGATTAAGCTGGGTTCTGTTCCGCTCGCAGAGGGAATTGAAGTGGAAGAAGATTTTGAGTGGCTTAAGGAAAAAGGTTATATGTTATTCCAGGGGTATTTGTTTGGAAGGCCCGCTCCAATTGGAACCCTAGAAAGACAAAACTAG
- a CDS encoding sensor domain-containing diguanylate cyclase, with product MAARLLLKSRWKSFLQKKALPIVTTSLGLLWYLSKLKDSLSTYQHLYEQYPDAMISIDGKGRIVAVNQHALHTTQYTKEDLQGKSIYTLFPFKKVSSMEECLLNPKTDCIRKIEARMLTKQANYKDVHLSIVKLHNQRDISFHLIIEDITDKKRQEEHIKFLAYHDELTSLPNRRILTMLVEYMIKKEKSFSVMLIDFDGFKQINDRFGGHFVGDQFLMAIGNRLIEITEGRAVVGRLGGDEFLVVFHESECNELAKRIMEGFHEPLTVDKTSAVLTASGGIASYPNKARNSKELLEHADTAMYQMKRNGGNGYRHYSNKPQKKN from the coding sequence TTGGCTGCAAGGTTATTGTTGAAGTCCCGCTGGAAGTCATTCCTTCAAAAAAAAGCTCTGCCAATCGTCACTACGTCTCTTGGGCTGCTTTGGTACCTAAGCAAGTTAAAGGATTCACTTTCAACGTATCAACATCTTTATGAGCAATATCCTGATGCCATGATTTCCATAGACGGCAAGGGACGAATCGTAGCAGTAAATCAACATGCCCTTCATACGACGCAGTACACAAAGGAAGATTTACAGGGGAAGTCTATCTACACACTCTTTCCATTTAAAAAGGTTAGCTCAATGGAGGAGTGTCTGTTAAATCCAAAAACAGACTGCATACGGAAAATAGAAGCACGGATGCTCACCAAACAGGCAAATTATAAGGATGTACATCTATCCATTGTCAAATTACATAACCAAAGGGATATTTCCTTTCACCTGATCATCGAAGATATCACAGACAAAAAACGCCAAGAAGAACACATTAAATTTCTAGCTTACCATGATGAACTGACAAGCCTGCCCAATAGAAGAATTTTAACGATGCTAGTTGAATATATGATAAAAAAAGAAAAGAGTTTCAGCGTGATGCTTATTGATTTTGATGGGTTCAAACAAATTAATGACCGGTTCGGTGGCCATTTTGTTGGCGACCAGTTTTTGATGGCAATTGGAAATAGGCTCATTGAAATAACTGAAGGAAGGGCAGTAGTCGGCAGACTTGGCGGGGATGAATTCCTGGTTGTTTTTCATGAAAGTGAATGTAATGAGCTAGCGAAAAGAATAATGGAAGGCTTCCATGAACCTTTGACAGTAGATAAAACCAGCGCTGTGCTGACAGCCAGCGGAGGAATTGCCTCTTATCCGAACAAGGCTAGGAACAGCAAGGAACTGCTTGAACATGCCGACACAGCAATGTACCAAATGAAACGCAATGGCGGCAATGGTTACCGTCACTATTCTAATAAACCCCAAAAGAAAAACTAG